The following is a genomic window from Lysinibacillus sp. JNUCC-52.
CATCAATCTTCATAAGTGAAGCAGCCATCGCTTCTACAGTACCTTGAACGTCAGCTTTAACGATTAAGTTTAACTCTTTCATTTCGCCTTGGCTCATTTGTTCGAATAAGTTATCAAGCGTTACACGTTGTTTTTCAGAACGTTGTGCTTGAATAGCTGTCATTGCACGTGTTTCCCCAACTTGACGAGCTGTTTTTTCATCTTCGAATACAACGAAGCGGTCACCAGCTTGTGGCACATCGTTTAATCCTGTAATTTCAACTGGCGTTGATGGGCCAGCTTCTTTCACGCGACGACCTTTATCGTTGACCATTGCACGTACGCGACCATAAGCGTGACCAACTACGATAGGGTCTCCAACTTTTAACGTACCATCTTGCACTAATAGTGTTGCAACAGAACCACGACCTTTATCAAGTTGTGCTTCGATTACAGTACCAAGTGCTAAACGATCTGGATTTGCTTTTAACTCTCCAACTTCAGCAACAAGTAATACCATTTCTAACAATGTGTCAATACCTTCACCTTTTAATGCTGAAATAGGGACGAAAATTGTATCGCCACCCCAAGCCTCAGGTACAAGTGCATGCTCAGTTAATTCTTGCATTACACGATCAGGGTTTGCTGATGGTTTATCCATTTTGTTAACAGCAACAATAATTGGCACTTCTGCTGCTTTAGCATGGTTAATTGCTTCAACTGTTTGAGGCATTACACCATCATCAGCCGCTACTACTAAAATTGTTAAGTCTGTTACTTTCGCACCGCGCGCACGCATTGTTGTGAAGGCAGCATGCCCAGGTGTATCAAGGAAAGTAATCTTTTTGTCGCCTTCAGTTACTTGGTATGCACCGATATGTTGTGTAATACCACCTGCTTCTCCAGCAGTTACTTTTGTATGACGGATTGAGTCAAGTAACGTTGTTTTACCATGGTCAACGTGACCCATAATAGTTACTACAGGAGGACGTTCTGATAATTCAGCTTCATTTGCTTCCTCTGTTTGTTCGAAGTGCGTTTCTAAATCCGTAATATCTACACGAATTTCTTCTTCAACTTCTACACCGTAGTCTGCGCAAATTAACTCGATTGCATCCTTATCTAATTCTTGGTTAATTGTAGCCATTACACCAAGCATAAATAATTTTTTAATGATTTCAGATGGCTCACGGTATAATTTTTTTGCTAATTCAGCTACAGAAAGTGATTCTACAAATGTAATTTTTTCTGGTAATTCTTTTTGTTTCATTGGAATTGATGGTTGATGCGTTTTTGGATGACGGCGTTTACCGCCGTGAATTCCTGGTTTTGGACGTTGGTTGTATCCACCGCCGCCTCTACGATTATTATTATTATTGTTATTATTATTATTTTGTGTCATATTTCGATTTTGATTACCTTTTGTATTCTTAGATTTTTCGTTAGACGAATTTGAGTTTTGTTGCGTTTGTTGATTGTAATTATTCGCTTTCGGCTTAGAAGTAGCAGACTGCTGCTTTTGTCCATCTTGCTTTTTCACCGATTGCTGTGGTTTTTGTTGTCCATTCGCTTGAGATCGTTGTGTTACATTTTGAGTAGGTTGTTTTGCGTCTCTTTTATCTGTTGGTGCTTTAAATGATTGGTTTAACTTCACCACTGTATCGTTCTCCAACATAGACATATGATTTGTTACACTCACATTTAATTTACTTAGCGCTTCAATAACCTCTTTACTCGATTTATTCACTTGTTTGGCATATTCATGAACTCTGATTTTGGTCATCTGCTCACCCCCGATTATTTTTCGTTGAGTAGACTAGACAATTTACTTGCAAAACCTTTATCGGTAATAGCTAAAGCCACTCGGGCCTCCTTACCTGTAGCATGTCCTAGATCATAACGATCGCCAATTACATGATACTCAACGTTGTAATAAGTGCATTTATCTTGAATTTTTTTATTAGAGTTTTTAGAAGCATCGTTTGCGAGTAATACTAGCTTAGCATTACCATTGCGAACTTCCTTTACTACTAACTCTTCACCTGAAATAACTTTACGGGCTCTAGCCGCTATACCAAGCAAATTAAACACTGCTTGATTGGTCATAAAATAGCCTCCCGACGAATGAGCATTAAAAGCTCTTCGTAAATCTCTTCAGGAATTTTTGCTTCAAGCTGATGCCCTAATACATTTTTCTTACGCGCGATGTCAACAGCCTGCTCAGACTTGGAAACATAGGCGCCACGACCAGGTTTTTTCCCTGAAACATCAACGCTTACCTCGCCCTCTTTCGAGCGAACAACACGAATCATTGCTTTTTTTGGTAGCATTTCTCCAGTAGCTACGCATTTTCGAAGTGGTACTTTTTTACTAATCGCCATAAGAATCACCTTTCCTCTCTGAAGCTTCGTAAGAGGTGGACTAGCCATAACCAATACAGCAAGGTGGCATTTTGTGATTTGCCCATTGTGGAGTACAATCACGCATCTCAAAATCCTGAACCTTTGCCTCAGCTTCTGGCTTTATTCAGTCGGCCTGGGAACGCCCACTGAATAAAGCCAGGTGACCAGTCACACGGGCTTTCTTACTTATTCTTCGTCGTCTTGATATAAGTCAACTGCAGCTTCTTCGTAGTCGCTATCTTCAGCAGGTACGAATGTGCTTGTTGCAGATGGATAAATACCTAACTCACGTGCATCTGTTTCACTTTTAATATCAATTTTCCAGCCAGTTAATTTTGCAGCTAAACGAGCATTTTGACCACGTTTACCTATTGCTAACGATAATTGGTAATCTGGCACTACAACAGTTGTTGATTTTTCTTCTTCATTTACTTGCACATCTAATACTTTTGAAGGGCTTAGTGCATTTGCTACAAATACAACAGGATCTTCTGACCATTCAACGATATCGATTTTCTCGCCGTTAAGTTCATTGACAATTGTTTGTACACGCGCACCTTTGGCACCAACACATGAGCCTACAGGATCCACTTCTTCGTTATGTGCATGGACGGAAATTTTAGAGCGATCCCCTGCTTCACGAGCAATAGATTTGATTTCGACAATGCCCTCATAAATCTCAGGCACTTCCATTTCAAATAGACGACGTAATAAGCCTGGGTGTGTACGTGAAACGATTACTTGTGGTCCACGCGTCGTACGTTCAACTTTTGTAATATAAACTTTAATACGATCATGTGGGTTGTACGTTTCACCTTGAATTTGTTCGTTTTGAGGTAATGCAGCTTCTACTTTACCAAGACCTACGTAAATGTTACGTGCATCTAAACGTTCTACAACGCCTGTTACGATATCATCTTCTCGATCTACGTATTGCTCATAAATTAAACCGCGTTCTGCTTCACGAACACGTTGTGTAACAACTTGCTTCGCTGTTTGTGCAGCAATACGTCCAAAATTACGAGGTGTTACTTCTTGTTCAACAATATCTTCTAATTGATAAGCAGGGTTGATAGCCTTTGCATCTTCTATTGCAATTTGTAAACGGTCATCGTCAACTTCTTCAACAACATCTTTACGTGAAAACACACGAATTGAGCCTTTGTCTAAATTTAAGTCTACACGAACATTCTGAGCTTGGTTAAAGTTACGCTTGTAAGCTGTTACTAATGCAGCCTCAATTGCTTCAATTAACACATCTCTTGAAATTCCTTTTTGTTCTTCCAGCGCCGTTAGCGCATCTAACAAATCACTACTCATTTTATTTTCACTCCTAAATATGCATTATGCTGAAAAATCGATGGCAAGTCGTGCCAAAGCGATTTTTTCTTGTTCAATGGTTACTGTAATTTTTCGGGTTTTAACGGGTACTTCCATCACTAATGTATGTTCATCATAAGATGTTAAGTAGCCTTGGAATTCCTTCATGTCCTTAATAGGCTCATAAGTCTTCACATAAATATACTTGCCAACGGCTTTTTTAAAATCAGTATCTTTTTTTAATGGACGTTCTGCACCTGGTGAAGATACCTCTAAATAATAATTTTGTGTAATAGGATCTTTTTCATCCAACAGTAAACATAGTCGTTCACTAACTTGAGCACATTGGCCAATGTCAATTCCACCCTCGGGTGTATCTACATAAACACGTAAAAACCAGTTACGTCCTTCTTTCACAAACTCAACATCCACCAACTCAAGATTTAACTCTTCGACAATCGGCGTAGCAAGTTCTTCAATTAAAGATGGTACTTTGCTCATTGTTTCCTCCTGCGTTTTTCAATTTCAGGCGTAATAAAACAGAAATTCCACCAGTAGGGTTGGTGAAATTTGACGGTCTTACCTGCTGTTAGTCTAAAAAATTTGCTTTGCTTCGGTATAACAACAGAAAAGAGCGGGAATGCCCCACTCTTTTGCTGGAAAACTATCAACAAATTATTACCATAAGAATAGCACAATTCACGCTACAATGCAAATGAGCTTAATTTACGTTTCGAGCGCTTCCTAGAAAAGCGATAACTGATTCGCATCAGGCATGCCTTCCAGACAACCTAATTGATCCATATACTCAATTAATGTTTTCGACACACGACCTCGTTGTTGTAAATCTTCTTTCGATAAAAACTCGCCATTCTCACGTGCAGCTACAATTGTTTTGGCAACGTTCGTTCCAAGTCCTGGAATCGCATCAAAAGGTGGGATTAAGGAATTGCCATCAATAATAAACTCACTAGCTTGCGAACGATATAAATCAACCTTTTGGAAGTTCATGCCTCGCTCACACATTTCTAGTGCAAGCTCCATTACCGTCAGTAAGTTTTTCTCTTTTGTAGAAGCATCTAGGCCTTTGATGTTAATTTCATCTATTTTTGCACGAATCATTTGTGAACCTTGTGTCATCGAAATTAAATCAAAATCATCTGCTCTTACTGTGAAGTAGGCAGCATAATATAAGATTGGAAAATGCACTTTAAACCAAGCAATACGTACTGCCATTAAAACGTAGGCAGCGGCATGGGCTTTAGGGAACATATATTTTATCTTTTTACAAGATTCGATATACCATCCAGGTACTTTATTTGCTAGCATTTCTGCTTCAAATTCTTCTGATAAGCCTTTCCCTTTACGAACTGACTCCATAATTTTAAAGGCTAAAGACGGTTCAAGTCCTTGGTATATTAGATATACCATAATGTCATCACGACAGCCGATTACTTCTTTTAATACGCATGTTCCATTTTGGATAAGCTCCTGCGCATTACCTAGCCATACATCCGTACCGTGCGAAAGTCCTGAAATTTGGACAAGCTCTGAGAATGTAGATGGCTTTGTATCTTCTAGCATTTGACGGACAAATCGTGTACCGAATTCTGGAATACCTAATGTACCTGTCTTACACCCAATTTGTTTTTCTGTCACCCCTAGAGATTCAGGCGAGCTAAAAATTTTCATAACGAACGGATCATCTGTTGGGATTGTTTTTGGGTCAATTCCAGATAAATCTTGTAACATCCGAATTACGGTCGGGTCATCGTGCCCAAGAATATCGAGCTTTAAAATATTGTCATGAATAGAGTGGAAATCAAAGTGCGTTGTTTTCCATTCTGAATCCTGTGCGTCTGCTGGGAACTGTACTGGCGAGAAATCATAAATATCCATATAATCTGGTACTACAATAATCCCACCTGGATGTTGCCCTGTTGTCCGTTTAACGCCTGTACAGCCCTGTACTAAACGGTCTACTTCAGCACCACGGAAATGCAGATTGTTGTCGCTCGCATAACCTTTCACATAGCCGTATGCTGTTTTTTCCGCAACAGTACCTATCGTTCCTGCACGGAATACATAATCTTCACCAAACAAAACCTTCGTATAGTTGTGGGCTTGCGGTTGGTATTCGCCTGAGAAGTTCAAATCGATATCAGGAACTTTATCCCCTTTAAAACCAAGGAACGTTTCAAACGGAATATCTTGCCCATCTTTTTTATATGGTGTGCCACATTCAGTACAATCTTTGTTTGGCAAGTCATAGCCCGAGCTAACCGAACCGTCATTGAAAAACTCGGAATGCTTACAATTTGGACAAATATAATGTGGTGGTAATGGGTTTACCTCTGTAATTTCCATAAAGGTTGCTACTAATGAAGAACCTACCGAACCACGCGAACCTACTAAGTAACCGTCAGCAAGAGATTTTTTTACGAGCTTTGCGGAAATTAAGTAAATAACACCAAATCCATGGCCTAAAATCGACTTTAATTCTTTTTCAATACGTGCTTTTACGATTTCAGGTAATTCCTCACCATATATACGATGTGCCATTTCATACGTTAAATTTGTTACTTCATCATCGGAGCCTTCAATTTTTGGCGTATATAAATCGTCCTTAATCGGCTTGACATCGCCAATCATATCAGCGACTTTTTGCGTATTTGTCACAACTATTTCTTTCGCAAGATCAGGACCTAAAAAGTCAAAGTCCTTCAGCATCTCATCAGTCGTTCTAAAGTGTACTTCAGGAAGCTTGGATTTATTTAATATATTGGCGCCCCCTTGAGAACCAATTAATATTTGTCTAAACATGCCATCGTTTGGATCTAAATAATGAACATTGCCAGTAGCGACTACAGGCTTATTCATTTTTTTCCCCAATTTAACAAGCTTGCGTATTATATCTTCAATTGTCCACTCATCACGAACGACATTACGTTCAATTAAAGGTGCATAAACAGCCTTTGGTTGCACTTCGATATAATCGTAAAATCTTGCAACTTTTTCCGCTTCCTCTGGGGATTTATTCATCATTGTCTCAAACACTTCACCGTTACTACAGCCTGAACCAATTAATAGCCCCTCTCTATACTGTTCCAGTGTAGAGCGTGTTACCCGAGGGACACGGTAGAACGTTTTTGTGTGAGAATGGGATACGATTTTAAATAAATTTTTCAAACCGTCATTATTGACTGCTAAAATCGTACAATGCAT
Proteins encoded in this region:
- the infB gene encoding translation initiation factor IF-2; translated protein: MTKIRVHEYAKQVNKSSKEVIEALSKLNVSVTNHMSMLENDTVVKLNQSFKAPTDKRDAKQPTQNVTQRSQANGQQKPQQSVKKQDGQKQQSATSKPKANNYNQQTQQNSNSSNEKSKNTKGNQNRNMTQNNNNNNNNNNRRGGGGYNQRPKPGIHGGKRRHPKTHQPSIPMKQKELPEKITFVESLSVAELAKKLYREPSEIIKKLFMLGVMATINQELDKDAIELICADYGVEVEEEIRVDITDLETHFEQTEEANEAELSERPPVVTIMGHVDHGKTTLLDSIRHTKVTAGEAGGITQHIGAYQVTEGDKKITFLDTPGHAAFTTMRARGAKVTDLTILVVAADDGVMPQTVEAINHAKAAEVPIIVAVNKMDKPSANPDRVMQELTEHALVPEAWGGDTIFVPISALKGEGIDTLLEMVLLVAEVGELKANPDRLALGTVIEAQLDKGRGSVATLLVQDGTLKVGDPIVVGHAYGRVRAMVNDKGRRVKEAGPSTPVEITGLNDVPQAGDRFVVFEDEKTARQVGETRAMTAIQAQRSEKQRVTLDNLFEQMSQGEMKELNLIVKADVQGTVEAMAASLMKIDVEGVNVKIIHTGAGAITESDISLAAASNAIVIGFNVRPDINAKRAAEEEGVDIRLHRVIYKVIEEIEQAMKGMLDPEFEEKIIGQAEVRQTIKVSKVGTIAGSYVTEGKVTRDSGVRVIRDNVVIFEGELDTLKRFKDEVKEVARGYECGITITNFNDIKEGDIIEAYIMEEVKRA
- a CDS encoding YlxQ family RNA-binding protein gives rise to the protein MTNQAVFNLLGIAARARKVISGEELVVKEVRNGNAKLVLLANDASKNSNKKIQDKCTYYNVEYHVIGDRYDLGHATGKEARVALAITDKGFASKLSSLLNEK
- the rnpM gene encoding RNase P modulator RnpM, encoding MAISKKVPLRKCVATGEMLPKKAMIRVVRSKEGEVSVDVSGKKPGRGAYVSKSEQAVDIARKKNVLGHQLEAKIPEEIYEELLMLIRREAIL
- the nusA gene encoding transcription termination factor NusA, with the protein product MSSDLLDALTALEEQKGISRDVLIEAIEAALVTAYKRNFNQAQNVRVDLNLDKGSIRVFSRKDVVEEVDDDRLQIAIEDAKAINPAYQLEDIVEQEVTPRNFGRIAAQTAKQVVTQRVREAERGLIYEQYVDREDDIVTGVVERLDARNIYVGLGKVEAALPQNEQIQGETYNPHDRIKVYITKVERTTRGPQVIVSRTHPGLLRRLFEMEVPEIYEGIVEIKSIAREAGDRSKISVHAHNEEVDPVGSCVGAKGARVQTIVNELNGEKIDIVEWSEDPVVFVANALSPSKVLDVQVNEEEKSTTVVVPDYQLSLAIGKRGQNARLAAKLTGWKIDIKSETDARELGIYPSATSTFVPAEDSDYEEAAVDLYQDDEE
- the rimP gene encoding ribosome maturation factor RimP is translated as MSKVPSLIEELATPIVEELNLELVDVEFVKEGRNWFLRVYVDTPEGGIDIGQCAQVSERLCLLLDEKDPITQNYYLEVSSPGAERPLKKDTDFKKAVGKYIYVKTYEPIKDMKEFQGYLTSYDEHTLVMEVPVKTRKITVTIEQEKIALARLAIDFSA
- a CDS encoding PolC-type DNA polymerase III, whose product is MEQQQEARQRLRMLLQQLELTDDVYMSFFEEGELSRLTVHKKNRLWHFNIKLRGILPFPLYQLFRTHLAEKFAAIAQIETTFETVEKNVTEELIQTYWLTVIEQIDDMAPPLKNCLVSQIPMWNGQKIMVSCKQDMELMMLKTKYAEKLAMSYSQFGFPQIAFDFMLQEETDEMREAQQAFIEQKRLEEAAMAQQAMQDFQKREQEKKDNPALAALGDRPFQLGMQIKDDEIMEIKRIVEEERRVIIEGFVFDTEIRELKSGRSLLQIKITDYTDSIVVKMFSRDNDDAELMQHLKKGMWVKVRGSVQTDTFIRDLIVMANDINEIKKETRQDKAPEGEKRVELHLHTPMSQMDAVTPVDRLVAQAAKWGHPAIAITDHAVVQSFPDAYGAGKKHGIKVIYGLEANLVDDGVPIAYASEHRALDEATYVVFDVETTGLSTAYDTIIELAAVKIKGGHVIDKYESFANPHHALSATTIELTGITDDMVRNAPEVEQVIHEFHAFIEDAIVVAHNASFDMGFLYTGYKKYGLEDTIHPVIDTLELARLLHPTMKNHRLNTLCKKFGIELTQHHRAIYDTEATGYLLLHLLKEADELGIKYHDDFNKHVGGGDAYKKARPMHCTILAVNNDGLKNLFKIVSHSHTKTFYRVPRVTRSTLEQYREGLLIGSGCSNGEVFETMMNKSPEEAEKVARFYDYIEVQPKAVYAPLIERNVVRDEWTIEDIIRKLVKLGKKMNKPVVATGNVHYLDPNDGMFRQILIGSQGGANILNKSKLPEVHFRTTDEMLKDFDFLGPDLAKEIVVTNTQKVADMIGDVKPIKDDLYTPKIEGSDDEVTNLTYEMAHRIYGEELPEIVKARIEKELKSILGHGFGVIYLISAKLVKKSLADGYLVGSRGSVGSSLVATFMEITEVNPLPPHYICPNCKHSEFFNDGSVSSGYDLPNKDCTECGTPYKKDGQDIPFETFLGFKGDKVPDIDLNFSGEYQPQAHNYTKVLFGEDYVFRAGTIGTVAEKTAYGYVKGYASDNNLHFRGAEVDRLVQGCTGVKRTTGQHPGGIIVVPDYMDIYDFSPVQFPADAQDSEWKTTHFDFHSIHDNILKLDILGHDDPTVIRMLQDLSGIDPKTIPTDDPFVMKIFSSPESLGVTEKQIGCKTGTLGIPEFGTRFVRQMLEDTKPSTFSELVQISGLSHGTDVWLGNAQELIQNGTCVLKEVIGCRDDIMVYLIYQGLEPSLAFKIMESVRKGKGLSEEFEAEMLANKVPGWYIESCKKIKYMFPKAHAAAYVLMAVRIAWFKVHFPILYYAAYFTVRADDFDLISMTQGSQMIRAKIDEINIKGLDASTKEKNLLTVMELALEMCERGMNFQKVDLYRSQASEFIIDGNSLIPPFDAIPGLGTNVAKTIVAARENGEFLSKEDLQQRGRVSKTLIEYMDQLGCLEGMPDANQLSLF